In Fibrobacter sp., one DNA window encodes the following:
- a CDS encoding neuraminidase-like domain-containing protein: MSQDPNLWYVRGTIHNADGSVFHNQGRIMAYHVIPQSGWEWVAEADINATTGAFELEFHTSNFQKQNFPPIALPKLQIRVTDYENNPLWISEIYTAPTAEMNIGDIVVNGGANEVWNVCGIICDSNNIPYTAGYVKVFDIRNEDEIELGLCQLNQDGFYSINYTTGMFQQGNESIEKPNLLVRVYSADRTVVKDVVGPSVASNFEIINIEVTALDSGSESGSGSSSGSGTDSGSSSGSGTDSGSSSGSDSEANESTDYDCKIYGTIKNTLNYPLKDNIEVAAFCLYYQESESIQNNIEGNGKKKIGSFVKVMLASHVTPDDCGCYEIRYSSSKIPVGLKLDSNVANGKDKASLFAEVHYTKGGTGPSDNRPRSFYSAPLVFNGQSVQEINFVLDLESKYCNKSAFEDLDELLNIYYQTVIAYDKTILEKPHDRIAEFLDDVTRLPLVVGRENIDEQNVRAYFKAYQMAHEMEFANVIESEFIPTAAQYLYPLLAGNKMTDMSTLLSLGIDKCVELINAAIADDVINSSLSAEDFKDKIWRKLQTSKDAIARQDDQLSPLTFFYLLLAKEFWFGSTDKKPSLPLLKENSTDINDIIFRAKLYALTNAFMDAGCDYHELVRMVDESGLSYVYKLANGTELLQSISDENLSDLKLLVEIRDFCDNCADLIFGVYNVIKTYSICLDQNNQSRIKKLEDIFELENEFKIDHTSKTTDDETYFWGYVIDQTKNHYKAWCTKAPLDLPSDYFPGTTYDEQKNIAVRTLKSKLRAKFPQTDLTKLAAQFVPVISLITPSNGNLTEEQKEANRKAKEQNAWNALILELQKDAWKDFDLNSSDIDTFTKEKDITISKDEKEKIKTLQRLFRLTSNAEAVSYLIRNEIYSASQIALMDEERFVAEHGLGMGDKELATNIHRLAKNFVASATLDIERYHGSLNESGDSILSIPRGFQKSTEDTDQDAEGEPVGSEDSSDAGDETQNQTPNSSNVAKQRLQNKDFANWKTLFKYLNRNPGTQNQSILSASAYLLDLLEFLKQGHAYNRFIWRRPDVLKLNMTKANAEVSLPTIDLAIELLESLVSKKSLRYNTVIPFCNQTPDDATVEDLRANPCPWAEIEKKDDDSNSAAEELTGEEIEQAAMAVLENRCYPMLLLKNFDRERASGILENLSLNFVSLSRKLHDDLDENISILLNGYAPEYLSNDASTYSKDVWELWGLDKNGNENIFFPDKSRRVKENENKTANDDEGKWFNVLGYLAFVLDRAQLTYEEFVEIFHSSVFAESDLAEPKVVVNADSVLYQLADVNGYTISFINDDEEDSNKKDFFFKLSVFVRRRAALGWSIEEIARTWECSVPELAAIQELKTRLDLTDLESALLLGKSSLTHKELEKIFPIDSLFSEYSTGSSAQETIDNSNLNTLCYQIAVAAKVCLGIDPQDAILILQNFGITREDSVPPHISDLYEILEENLKILYVYNVWITKNSLSVEDFLFLGRIGFPVEFGSRELCNKAIDELEILRNSSLSVNDLKSIFEPELMNADEAFAFACELNSAVQESLKECVAQEKEKLPPVTTTGNSPSAGANGSQNSTGTSTVASGDSNATPAATVEYDYDTAILGLLKTLGREDAEEIFNEWRNGFPSYNGDYSETCLCELFRYVSEPSDTWKDDLENAEAMYEKLREELVAERTLTFLAEKFSMTADVIAELLKKLESNGVCDFVEWIGLAEETESSENKKLTETNAQSLAELCNRVVRCAALYQYTQTVELGFTWDWINLIPSENVPEQQGEESVESESAYDLFKNVLYAFAASSQIMGEVYKYGELAYLVGDSKEIQTSEVVFNKLCEEAGVDSVKYPSAWCKFADLLYLYRKTNSLPADLRNILQMVASGEYSGYVDKLEENLKLVRTNSEWNKFIQGVHDKVRQSKRNALAAVVCHESQNPATSDYYPVAFVDENDIYSYYLFDVKMEPDMAISRTVQAVSCIQLYVQRALMGIEGDYTLNDTQKEQWEWMKNYQVWVANRKVFLYPENWIDGDLREDKTPFFKDLEDRLAEIGNDQEALTEALGDYLKKVTDTSEIDIVGACMQNGGVHAGTIYTLHIIGCTRGEPHAYYYRTYEATPLYGGYWSPWEEVPVEIDGASIQPAIFGGHLYILWLQVVQGERQKKTGDSGTNQATVSVEYFAEIRLKWVSYTGTKWTGVKVGKQAIYDVSENQLDFILGENEILANRYFLADISSNADSLTLLVWRTFSNFKDVWNTYPVAIANSIPDASTATTYVLKTERTREYLAGQRIVDIGTFFLSTSGQDSAESRPKMYTPDMGQPLENHCPAHCRLVGNMFHNYNVGELVLLDGTVIFANTRDITYKLLSVNMAFIYHADRPFFFMDSQGTYLVRTVSGDGGMGANSVPNYHVEMISNPQAVEFRRIFKNGGVKNLYTRETEALPVSDSYYYSYSYYNYYFSVYLGYYTAGDWQAWDLSQTLFEHNYLPGPAVAEPFPAEMVDFSWGTASSIYNWELFFFVPMLLADKMLAEQNYAAALEWLQLVFDPRIGLSNYEMTKRFVRDLPKGAKYWKFLPFFANLDADRSILTELSMPSPHDALPDYQSLQLLIDRWKNDPFDPQMIARYRPVAYQKYVVMKYLDALIGWGDQLFTQDTTESVNLAIQMYILAAEILGPKSAEVPGPKNTTAYSVSELLKYGNGVLNNAFVTYEDTILSGHCREKETPQRLLPGKTMQLAHTTGMMFYFNVPRNETLMGYWDTVADRLYKIRNSLNIEGVKRTLALFAPPIDPAMLVKARANGVSISDALADASSALPYYRFKVMVAKAIEIVRDVQRVGQELMDAIEKFDAETLALLRVTHEKTALTLQKTLTELDINELEKELEAVETEEENLLAEQEQQNTFFKKSEQETQYEKAMEKVKKVQETVENMKKAASVAYKIPDLGIGAIMNGLGGPSFDSISLGGTKIAENLVSVAEGYASQFAQKQVGAALKKVLGEQARTEQSWEMQKTAKANQIKNVQKKKTTAEIKIDYARKQLENYEREIELKDEMYEHLSEKYTNKDLYTWLKKETGKVYKTLFQLAAKVARKAEKCYHFEIGDTDENPKTAKTFIKGCGSYWDGLHSGLLAGEKLLADLHAMEVAYLENDRNELEITRPVSLSEIVVGTKQVDGNNVDITILDQLRTSTNWSSDDDRNRKFYSTSFDLIEDVFFKEFRLPHTFGRIRDVRLEIIGGGEYRLSAELSMDKNILHTPNNDIENRIGVQTYATSTANSVCGKYNFDFSKDKFTPFEGAGIDSHWNLMISAHKNFNPESITDVVIYISYTARNG, translated from the coding sequence ATGTCTCAAGACCCCAACCTTTGGTATGTTCGCGGCACAATTCACAATGCGGATGGTTCCGTATTCCACAACCAAGGACGAATCATGGCATACCATGTAATCCCTCAGAGTGGATGGGAATGGGTTGCGGAAGCAGACATTAATGCAACTACGGGTGCTTTTGAGCTCGAGTTTCACACAAGTAATTTTCAGAAACAGAATTTTCCGCCTATCGCTCTCCCCAAGTTGCAAATTCGTGTAACTGATTATGAAAACAATCCTTTGTGGATTTCTGAAATCTATACAGCGCCAACGGCAGAAATGAATATCGGCGATATTGTTGTCAATGGTGGAGCAAATGAAGTATGGAATGTTTGCGGTATAATTTGCGATTCGAATAATATTCCGTATACAGCTGGTTATGTCAAGGTTTTCGATATCCGAAACGAGGATGAAATTGAACTTGGTTTATGCCAATTAAATCAAGATGGCTTTTATTCAATCAACTACACGACGGGTATGTTTCAGCAGGGGAATGAGTCTATCGAAAAGCCAAATTTACTCGTTCGCGTATATTCGGCGGACAGAACAGTTGTAAAAGATGTTGTGGGACCAAGCGTAGCCTCAAATTTTGAAATTATTAACATCGAGGTAACCGCTCTAGATTCTGGCTCGGAATCAGGATCCGGCTCATCATCTGGCTCCGGTACCGATTCGGGTTCTTCGTCAGGTTCGGGAACAGACTCAGGATCTTCATCCGGTTCAGACTCAGAAGCGAACGAATCAACGGACTATGATTGCAAAATATATGGTACCATCAAAAATACGCTGAACTATCCGTTAAAAGACAATATTGAAGTTGCTGCATTTTGTTTGTATTATCAAGAATCAGAAAGCATCCAAAATAATATCGAAGGTAACGGCAAAAAGAAAATAGGTTCTTTTGTAAAGGTAATGCTTGCTTCTCATGTTACGCCGGATGATTGTGGTTGTTATGAAATACGATACAGTTCATCTAAAATCCCTGTGGGACTAAAACTTGACAGTAACGTTGCCAATGGAAAAGACAAGGCGTCCCTTTTTGCGGAAGTCCATTACACTAAAGGAGGAACTGGGCCGTCCGATAATCGTCCACGAAGTTTTTATTCTGCTCCGCTTGTATTTAATGGTCAATCTGTACAGGAAATAAACTTTGTCCTTGACCTTGAATCGAAATACTGTAACAAATCGGCTTTTGAAGATCTCGATGAATTGTTGAATATTTACTATCAAACGGTGATTGCGTATGACAAGACGATTTTGGAGAAACCACATGACAGAATTGCTGAATTCTTGGATGATGTCACGCGATTGCCTTTGGTCGTGGGACGTGAAAACATAGATGAACAAAATGTTCGCGCGTATTTCAAGGCTTACCAGATGGCCCATGAAATGGAGTTTGCGAATGTAATTGAATCCGAATTCATTCCTACGGCAGCGCAGTACCTTTATCCACTGCTTGCGGGCAACAAGATGACGGATATGTCAACGTTGCTTTCCTTGGGGATTGACAAGTGCGTAGAACTCATAAATGCCGCCATTGCTGACGATGTTATCAATTCTTCTTTATCGGCAGAAGACTTCAAAGATAAAATCTGGAGAAAACTACAGACTTCCAAAGACGCCATTGCAAGGCAGGATGACCAACTCTCTCCTTTAACATTCTTCTATTTGTTATTGGCAAAAGAGTTCTGGTTTGGTTCAACAGACAAAAAACCAAGTCTTCCTTTATTAAAAGAGAATAGTACCGACATTAACGATATTATTTTCCGTGCAAAGTTGTACGCGCTAACAAATGCATTTATGGATGCAGGCTGCGATTACCATGAGTTGGTGCGTATGGTTGATGAAAGTGGCCTTTCTTATGTTTATAAACTTGCGAACGGGACTGAACTTTTACAATCAATTTCTGATGAAAATCTTTCGGATTTAAAATTATTAGTTGAAATCCGTGATTTCTGTGACAATTGCGCAGATTTAATTTTTGGTGTTTACAATGTAATCAAAACATACTCAATATGTCTTGATCAAAATAATCAATCAAGAATAAAAAAACTTGAAGATATTTTTGAACTTGAAAATGAATTTAAAATTGACCACACATCGAAAACCACCGATGACGAAACATATTTCTGGGGTTATGTCATTGATCAAACGAAAAATCATTATAAGGCTTGGTGTACAAAGGCTCCGCTTGATTTGCCGTCTGATTATTTCCCTGGTACAACTTATGACGAGCAGAAAAATATTGCAGTTCGAACATTAAAGAGCAAACTCCGGGCAAAATTTCCGCAAACGGATTTAACGAAACTTGCAGCTCAATTTGTTCCTGTAATTAGTTTGATTACCCCATCCAATGGAAATTTAACAGAAGAACAAAAGGAAGCCAACCGAAAGGCAAAAGAACAGAATGCCTGGAATGCCTTAATTCTTGAGTTGCAGAAAGACGCCTGGAAAGATTTTGATTTAAATTCATCTGATATTGACACTTTCACGAAAGAAAAAGACATTACGATTTCTAAAGATGAAAAAGAAAAAATCAAAACACTTCAGCGTCTATTCCGTTTGACGAGCAATGCAGAAGCGGTGTCCTATCTCATTCGCAACGAAATCTATTCCGCTTCCCAGATTGCCCTCATGGATGAAGAACGGTTCGTGGCGGAACACGGTCTGGGAATGGGCGATAAAGAATTGGCGACCAACATCCACCGCCTTGCCAAGAATTTTGTTGCAAGTGCGACGCTCGATATTGAACGCTATCACGGCAGCCTGAATGAATCCGGCGACAGCATCCTGTCGATTCCTCGCGGTTTCCAGAAAAGTACTGAAGATACTGATCAAGATGCAGAGGGGGAACCAGTCGGCAGCGAAGACTCCTCTGATGCCGGTGACGAGACACAAAATCAAACTCCGAATTCCAGCAATGTTGCCAAGCAACGATTACAGAACAAGGACTTTGCCAACTGGAAAACTTTGTTCAAGTATCTGAACCGTAATCCGGGAACACAGAACCAGTCCATATTGAGCGCTTCGGCTTACCTGTTGGATTTACTTGAATTCCTGAAACAAGGACATGCGTACAATCGGTTTATCTGGCGCCGCCCAGATGTGCTAAAATTGAACATGACCAAGGCAAACGCCGAGGTCTCGCTCCCGACAATTGATTTGGCTATTGAACTTTTGGAAAGCCTTGTTTCCAAGAAGAGTTTGCGGTACAATACCGTCATTCCTTTCTGCAACCAAACTCCGGATGACGCCACCGTGGAAGATTTGAGGGCCAACCCGTGTCCATGGGCGGAAATAGAGAAAAAAGATGACGACTCAAATTCTGCGGCGGAGGAATTGACCGGCGAAGAGATAGAGCAAGCCGCCATGGCGGTTCTTGAAAACAGGTGCTATCCGATGCTCCTGCTAAAGAACTTTGACCGGGAACGTGCTTCGGGCATTCTTGAAAACCTTTCCCTGAATTTCGTGTCCTTGTCGAGAAAGCTTCACGATGACTTGGATGAAAACATATCCATCCTGTTGAACGGCTATGCCCCGGAATACCTTTCTAACGACGCAAGTACATATTCGAAAGATGTGTGGGAACTTTGGGGCTTGGACAAAAACGGCAACGAAAATATTTTCTTCCCGGACAAATCTAGGCGTGTAAAAGAAAATGAGAATAAAACGGCCAATGACGATGAAGGGAAATGGTTCAATGTCCTTGGCTATCTTGCCTTTGTTCTTGACCGCGCACAGCTGACATACGAAGAATTTGTAGAAATATTCCATTCGTCCGTATTTGCTGAATCCGACTTGGCCGAACCCAAGGTTGTCGTAAATGCGGATTCTGTATTATACCAGTTGGCGGATGTCAATGGATATACCATCAGTTTTATAAATGACGATGAAGAAGACAGCAATAAAAAAGATTTCTTCTTCAAGCTTTCCGTTTTCGTTCGTCGCCGTGCCGCATTGGGCTGGAGCATCGAAGAAATCGCAAGGACATGGGAATGCAGCGTTCCCGAACTGGCGGCAATCCAAGAATTAAAGACTCGGCTTGACTTGACGGACCTTGAGTCCGCACTTCTTTTGGGAAAATCTTCCTTGACTCATAAGGAACTGGAAAAGATTTTCCCGATAGATTCTCTGTTCTCTGAATATTCCACGGGCTCCTCCGCGCAGGAGACTATCGACAACAGTAATCTCAACACGCTCTGTTATCAGATAGCTGTCGCAGCCAAAGTCTGCCTTGGCATAGACCCGCAAGATGCTATACTCATCTTGCAGAATTTTGGTATAACCAGAGAAGACTCCGTGCCACCCCATATTAGTGACCTATATGAAATTTTAGAGGAAAACCTAAAAATTCTCTACGTGTACAATGTGTGGATTACCAAGAACAGCCTTTCTGTGGAAGATTTCCTCTTCTTGGGTCGTATTGGCTTCCCAGTTGAATTCGGAAGTCGAGAACTATGTAACAAGGCTATTGACGAGCTGGAAATCTTGCGCAATTCCTCGCTCTCGGTAAATGACTTGAAGTCAATTTTTGAACCGGAATTGATGAATGCCGACGAGGCTTTCGCTTTTGCTTGCGAGCTAAATTCTGCCGTACAGGAATCACTGAAAGAATGTGTGGCTCAGGAAAAGGAAAAGTTGCCGCCTGTTACAACCACAGGCAATTCTCCGTCCGCAGGTGCGAATGGTTCTCAGAATTCAACAGGTACATCAACTGTTGCATCGGGTGATAGCAATGCAACACCGGCAGCAACTGTTGAATATGATTATGATACGGCAATTCTCGGCCTATTGAAAACATTGGGTAGAGAAGATGCTGAAGAAATATTCAACGAATGGAGAAATGGCTTCCCATCGTACAATGGAGATTACAGCGAAACCTGTTTGTGCGAACTATTCCGATATGTTTCAGAACCTTCTGATACGTGGAAGGATGATTTGGAAAACGCTGAAGCGATGTACGAAAAACTTCGCGAAGAGCTTGTTGCCGAACGTACCTTGACCTTCCTTGCAGAAAAGTTCTCCATGACAGCAGATGTCATTGCGGAGCTGTTGAAGAAGCTGGAATCTAATGGTGTTTGTGACTTCGTGGAATGGATTGGTTTGGCAGAAGAGACCGAATCGTCCGAAAACAAGAAGCTGACCGAAACTAATGCCCAATCTTTAGCGGAACTTTGCAACCGCGTAGTTCGCTGCGCTGCTCTTTACCAATATACACAGACCGTAGAACTCGGATTCACATGGGATTGGATCAATCTCATTCCATCCGAAAATGTGCCGGAACAACAAGGTGAAGAATCTGTAGAATCGGAATCAGCATACGATTTGTTCAAAAATGTTCTTTATGCCTTTGCAGCTTCATCGCAGATTATGGGAGAAGTCTACAAGTACGGTGAGTTGGCATACTTGGTTGGCGATAGTAAAGAAATCCAAACTTCAGAAGTCGTTTTCAACAAACTCTGCGAAGAAGCAGGCGTTGATTCTGTAAAATATCCCTCGGCATGGTGCAAGTTTGCAGACTTGCTTTATCTCTACAGGAAAACAAACTCTCTGCCGGCTGACTTGAGAAATATCCTTCAGATGGTTGCATCAGGTGAATATTCCGGCTATGTCGACAAGCTAGAAGAAAACCTGAAACTGGTCCGTACCAATTCAGAATGGAACAAGTTCATCCAGGGAGTACACGACAAGGTCCGTCAGTCAAAGCGGAATGCGCTTGCTGCGGTTGTATGCCACGAGTCTCAAAATCCGGCTACAAGCGATTATTATCCAGTCGCCTTTGTCGACGAGAACGACATTTATTCCTATTACCTGTTCGACGTGAAGATGGAACCGGACATGGCCATTTCCCGTACCGTCCAGGCGGTGTCGTGCATCCAGCTCTACGTGCAACGTGCATTGATGGGCATTGAAGGTGATTACACGCTGAACGATACGCAAAAAGAGCAGTGGGAATGGATGAAGAATTACCAGGTGTGGGTAGCAAACCGCAAGGTGTTCCTTTACCCTGAAAACTGGATAGACGGGGACTTGCGCGAAGACAAGACTCCATTCTTCAAGGATCTTGAAGACCGCCTGGCCGAAATAGGCAATGATCAGGAAGCCTTGACCGAAGCCCTCGGCGACTACCTGAAAAAGGTCACCGACACATCCGAGATTGACATTGTGGGCGCATGCATGCAGAATGGCGGTGTGCACGCCGGAACAATCTACACGCTGCATATAATCGGCTGTACCCGCGGAGAGCCCCATGCCTACTATTACCGCACATACGAGGCGACTCCGCTTTATGGCGGATACTGGAGCCCGTGGGAAGAAGTCCCTGTTGAAATCGATGGGGCTTCTATCCAGCCGGCAATTTTTGGCGGGCACCTGTACATTCTGTGGCTACAGGTGGTGCAGGGAGAGAGACAGAAGAAAACCGGAGATTCCGGTACAAATCAGGCGACAGTCTCTGTGGAATATTTTGCCGAAATCAGGCTTAAATGGGTAAGTTATACCGGCACGAAATGGACCGGAGTCAAAGTCGGAAAACAGGCTATTTACGACGTGTCCGAAAACCAGCTTGATTTTATTCTGGGCGAAAACGAGATTTTAGCCAACCGATACTTCTTGGCAGATATTTCGAGCAATGCCGATTCGTTGACTTTGTTGGTATGGCGAACATTCTCGAATTTTAAAGATGTATGGAATACATATCCTGTTGCTATTGCTAACAGCATTCCTGATGCATCTACTGCAACCACCTATGTATTGAAAACGGAACGCACTCGCGAATATTTGGCAGGACAAAGGATTGTCGATATAGGAACATTTTTCCTGTCGACTAGCGGACAGGATTCAGCCGAATCAAGACCGAAAATGTATACGCCGGATATGGGTCAACCGTTAGAAAATCATTGTCCGGCCCATTGCCGCCTTGTCGGAAACATGTTCCATAATTACAATGTCGGAGAACTTGTTCTGCTCGACGGTACGGTCATCTTTGCCAATACGCGAGATATCACTTACAAGCTGCTTTCAGTAAACATGGCTTTCATCTATCATGCGGACAGGCCTTTCTTCTTCATGGACTCTCAGGGGACTTACCTCGTCCGCACCGTTTCCGGCGACGGCGGTATGGGTGCGAACAGCGTTCCTAACTACCATGTCGAAATGATTTCCAACCCGCAGGCGGTCGAATTCCGCAGAATTTTCAAGAATGGCGGTGTCAAGAACCTCTATACTCGCGAAACCGAGGCTTTGCCCGTATCGGACAGCTACTACTACTCGTATTCCTACTACAATTATTACTTCAGCGTCTACCTTGGTTACTACACGGCGGGCGATTGGCAGGCCTGGGACTTGTCGCAGACATTGTTCGAACATAACTACCTGCCGGGCCCGGCCGTGGCGGAACCCTTCCCGGCGGAGATGGTGGATTTCAGTTGGGGTACTGCTTCGTCCATCTACAACTGGGAACTGTTCTTCTTTGTGCCGATGCTATTGGCAGATAAGATGCTCGCGGAGCAGAACTATGCAGCAGCGCTTGAATGGTTGCAGCTTGTATTTGACCCGCGTATAGGCCTTTCCAACTACGAGATGACAAAACGCTTTGTGCGCGATCTCCCGAAGGGGGCCAAGTACTGGAAGTTCCTGCCGTTCTTCGCGAACCTGGACGCGGACCGTTCGATTCTCACGGAATTGTCGATGCCGTCGCCCCACGATGCGCTGCCGGATTACCAGTCTTTGCAGTTGTTGATTGACCGGTGGAAAAATGACCCGTTTGATCCGCAGATGATTGCCCGATATAGGCCCGTGGCCTACCAGAAGTACGTGGTGATGAAATATCTCGATGCGCTTATCGGCTGGGGCGACCAGCTGTTCACGCAAGACACCACCGAGTCGGTAAACCTCGCCATACAGATGTATATCCTTGCCGCCGAGATCCTCGGACCGAAGAGCGCCGAAGTTCCCGGCCCCAAGAATACCACTGCGTATAGTGTCAGCGAATTACTTAAATACGGGAACGGCGTGTTGAACAACGCGTTCGTCACCTACGAGGATACGATTCTTTCCGGCCATTGCCGCGAGAAGGAAACCCCGCAGAGGCTGCTGCCCGGCAAGACCATGCAGTTGGCCCACACCACGGGCATGATGTTCTACTTCAACGTGCCGCGCAACGAGACATTGATGGGCTACTGGGATACCGTGGCCGACAGGCTCTACAAGATCCGCAACAGCCTCAACATCGAGGGGGTCAAGAGGACGCTCGCCCTATTTGCTCCGCCGATAGACCCGGCCATGCTTGTGAAGGCTAGAGCGAACGGAGTTTCTATCAGCGACGCCCTCGCCGACGCCTCGTCTGCGTTGCCGTACTACCGCTTCAAGGTGATGGTCGCCAAGGCGATAGAGATTGTGCGCGACGTGCAGCGCGTTGGGCAGGAACTGATGGACGCCATCGAGAAATTCGATGCCGAAACGCTCGCGCTGCTCCGCGTGACGCACGAGAAGACCGCGCTCACGTTGCAGAAGACCCTCACGGAACTCGACATCAACGAGCTCGAGAAGGAGCTGGAGGCGGTCGAGACGGAAGAGGAGAACCTCCTGGCGGAACAGGAGCAGCAGAACACCTTCTTCAAGAAGTCCGAACAGGAAACCCAGTACGAAAAGGCCATGGAAAAGGTCAAGAAGGTGCAGGAGACTGTCGAGAACATGAAGAAGGCGGCTTCCGTCGCCTACAAGATCCCGGACTTGGGAATCGGCGCCATCATGAACGGCCTGGGCGGCCCGTCCTTCGATTCGATATCCCTGGGCGGCACGAAAATCGCCGAGAACCTGGTGAGCGTGGCCGAGGGCTACGCCTCCCAGTTCGCCCAGAAGCAGGTGGGAGCGGCGCTCAAGAAGGTCCTTGGGGAACAGGCCCGTACCGAGCAGTCCTGGGAGATGCAGAAGACTGCCAAGGCGAACCAGATCAAGAACGTGCAGAAGAAAAAGACCACTGCCGAGATCAAGATCGACTACGCCAGGAAGCAGCTCGAGAACTACGAGCGCGAAATCGAGCTCAAGGACGAGATGTACGAGCACCTTTCGGAGAAGTACACGAACAAGGATTTGTACACATGGCTCAAGAAAGAGACCGGAAAAGTGTACAAAACGCTCTTCCAGTTGGCCGCCAAGGTGGCCCGCAAGGCGGAAAAGTGCTACCATTTCGAAATCGGCGACACAGACGAAAATCCGAAGACCGCGAAGACCTTCATCAAGGGCTGTGGCAGCTACTGGGACGGCCTGCACAGCGGATTGCTCGCTGGCGAGAAGTTGCTTGCCGATTTGCATGCAATGGAAGTGGCATATCTCGAGAATGACAGGAACGAGCTGGAAATAACGAGACCCGTGAGTTTGAGTGAAATTGTTGTAGGAACTAAACAAGTCGATGGAAATAATGTAGACATTACTATTTTGGATCAACTAAGAACTTCAACTAATTGGAGTAGTGACGATGATCGGAACAGAAAGTTTTATTCCACGTCTTTCGACTTAATAGAAGATGTTTTCTTTAAGGAGTTCCGCTTGCCACACACCTTTGGAAGAATACGAGATGTTCGATTAGAAATTATTGGAGGTGGTGAATATAGGTTAAGTGCTGAATTAAGCATGGATAAGAATATTCTCCATACACCAAACAATGATATAGAAAATCGCATAGGTGTTCAAACATATGCAACAAGTACAGCTAATTCTGTATGTGGGAAATATAATTTTGACTTTAGCAAAGATAAATTTACTCCTTTTGAAGGGGCCGGCATCGATTCACATTGGAATTTAATGATTTCCGCTCATAAGAATTTTAATCCAGAGTCAATAACTGATGTTGTTATTTACATCAGTTATACAGCAAGAAATGGATAG
- a CDS encoding DUF6261 family protein: MYKTDATGAVTEYANLIEVSVDESAASIVSRLDKERNAAYAASRNFAKSLKSLADKDVVATGERLRKIFIENADPFYLNQDQSTGVITNIVNSLKAIGDAKLEACGFKPWLENLEKKNNDYLAAVQTRNKELAAKENGLTKVYRERCLDAFGIVATLAIGKATLESDEGCTQFIKAVNSHIELKKAHLKLRKEKGKITVTPETPETAVIEIPTETKDEENAA, translated from the coding sequence TTGTACAAAACTGACGCAACTGGTGCCGTAACCGAATATGCGAACCTCATTGAAGTAAGTGTGGACGAATCTGCCGCAAGTATCGTGAGCCGCCTTGACAAGGAACGCAACGCCGCATACGCCGCCAGCCGGAACTTTGCCAAGAGCCTCAAGTCCCTTGCAGACAAGGATGTCGTCGCCACCGGAGAAAGACTCCGCAAGATCTTTATCGAAAATGCGGATCCCTTCTACCTCAATCAGGACCAGTCCACAGGTGTCATCACGAACATCGTCAACAGCCTCAAGGCCATTGGCGATGCGAAACTGGAAGCCTGCGGATTCAAACCCTGGCTCGAAAACCTTGAAAAGAAGAACAACGACTACCTGGCAGCCGTGCAGACCCGCAACAAGGAACTCGCCGCCAAGGAAAACGGACTCACCAAGGTTTATCGTGAACGGTGCCTGGATGCATTCGGTATCGTGGCGACGCTTGCCATCGGCAAGGCGACCCTAGAAAGCGATGAAGGCTGCACACAGTTTATCAAGGCCGTGAACAGCCACATCGAACTGAAGAAGGCCCACCTGAAACTTCGCAAGGAAAAAGGCAAGATTACCGTGACTCCGGAAACACCCGAAACGGCAGTAATCGAAATCCCCACCGAAACGAAGGACGAGGAAAATGCCGCATAA